Proteins co-encoded in one Arachis hypogaea cultivar Tifrunner chromosome 13, arahy.Tifrunner.gnm2.J5K5, whole genome shotgun sequence genomic window:
- the LOC140172902 gene encoding auxin-induced protein X10A-like, translating into MVVCVKQHKTMGFHLPAIRRASSAVSQESSKAVELPKGYFAVYVGDKMKRFVIPISYLNQPLFQELLSQAEEEFGYDHPMGGLTIPCKEDAFMDLITSRLKGL; encoded by the coding sequence ATGGTTGTTTGTGTTAAGCAACATAAAACAATGGGCTTTCACTTACCAGCTATTAGAAGAGCATCATCTGCTGTTAGCCAAGAATCTTCCAAAGCTGTGGAACTTCCGAAAGGCTATTTCGCAGTCTATGTTGGAGACAAAATGAAGCGGTTTGTGATTCcaatttcatatttaaatcaaccTTTGTTTCAAGAGTTACTAAGCCAAGCAgaagaagaatttggatatgaTCATCCAATGGGAGGTCTCACTATTCCTTGCAAAGAGGATGCTTTCATGGACCTCATCACTTCTCGCTTGAAGGGATTATAA